One Ictalurus furcatus strain D&B chromosome 24, Billie_1.0, whole genome shotgun sequence DNA segment encodes these proteins:
- the sytl1 gene encoding synaptotagmin-like protein 1 — protein MEEETLLDLGHLTEAEQTIILNVLLRDNELRNYEEGRISKLKQVESDPVRLHFLTGAWFNEQRAKRYQNQGTDVVQTSIRRKRRDKDLPVMSVFKEQKSKKQEETIEVNTVDLEDGEIIEKETKIEDKKKESLNLIVAPEPRPRTKRSAKMNIEQREDISEVESREITEGSVTDSEALEDRSLQNTTLSLQADSDGDIDSGSTELDYTRFGSVNNLYSNHTMSGSMMSLYSVGDFGSVTVSGQIQFSLQYDSRKEELHVRVCRCQDLAPARKNRSDPYVKLYLLPDNTSHSKRKTSVKRKTLNPVYDETLKYKVRKSDLLARVLSVSVWHMERVRRNLFLGEVEVQLNQCDWSQSKPAWYPLQPRVQMNPESVLSRGTILLTLKFIPPGSEEGGFPLTGELHIWLKEIVGLLPPKRGTPNISVKSVILPDESGVSGQQTRVVRGSVSPVFNHTMVYDGLQSADLIQACVEITVWNTSSYLGGVHLSTGSGVSYGQKVCWMDSTEEEISLWNTVIQNPNNWVDISLPVRTNLQLS, from the exons ATGGAGGAGGAAACTCTCTTGGATTTGGGTCATCTGACTGAAGCGGAACAAAccatcattttaaatgtgttgttgAGGGATAATGAATTGCGCAACTATGAGGAGGGCCggatcag caaaCTCAAACAAGTGGAGTCAGACCCCGTGCGCCTTCACTTCCTCACGGGTGCGTGGTTCAATGAGCAGCGAGCCAAGCGCTATCAGAATCAAGGGACCGATGTTGTTCAAACCTCTATACGCCGCAAAAGGAGGGATAAAG ATTTGCCTGTGATGTCGGTGTTTAAAGAACAGAAATCTAAGAAGCAGGAAGAGACCATAGAAGTGAACACAGTAGACCTGGAAGATGGAGAAATtatagaaaaagaaacaaaaatagaggacaagaaaaaagaaag TCTCAACCTTATTGTGGCCCCTGAACCACGACCAAGGACCAAACGAAGCGCAAAG ATGAATATTGAACAAAGAGAAGACATTTCAGAAGTTGAGTCAAGGGAAATTACTGAAG GAAGTGTTACAGATTCAGAGGCTTTAGAGGACAGATCACTGCAGAACACAACATTGTCGCTACAG GCTGATTCTGATGGCGATATTGATTCTGGCAGCACTGAACTGGACTACACCAGATTTGGCTCAGTTAACAACTTGTACTCTAATCATACG ATGAGTGGCAGCATGATGAGCCTATACAGTGTTGGGGATTTTGGAAGTGTTACTGTGAGTGgccagatccagttctctctgCAGTATGACTCTAGGAAAGAGGAGCTTCATGTGCGAGTGTGTCGCTGTCAGGACCTGGCTCCAGCGCGTAAAAACCGCTCTGACCC GTATGTGAAATTATACCTCCTTCCAGATAACACATCTCACAGTAAAAGGAAAACTTCAGTAAAGAGGAAAACCTTAAATCCTGTATATGATGAAACACTCAAG TATAAAGTACGTAAATCGGACCTGCTGGCTCGTGTcctcagtgtgtcagtgtggcATATGGAGCGTGTCCGGAGGAACCTGTTCTTGGGGGAGGTGGAGGTGCAGCTCAATCAGTGTGATTGGAGCCAGAGTAAACCAGCCTGGTACCCTCTTCAGCCCAGG GTACAAATGAATCCTGAATCTGTCCTCAGCAGGGGAACCATCTTACTAACACTTAAATTCATACCACCTGGCTCTGAAg AAGGAGGGTTCCCTCTCACTGGTGAGCTACATATTTGGCTGAAAGAGATTGTTGGACTCCTTCCCCCAAAACGTGGCACTCCAAATATCTCTGTAAAAag TGTGATTTTGCCAGATGAGAGCGGTGTTAGTGGTCAACAGACACGGGTTGTCCGTGGCTCAGTCAGTCCTGTATTCAACCACACTATGGTGTATGATGGTCTGCAGTCTGCTGACCTCATACAGGCCTGTGTTGAAATTACTGTGTGGAACACGTCCAGCTATCTTGGAGGCGTGCACCTCAGCACAGGCTCAG gTGTGAGTTATGGTCAGAAGGTTTGTTGGATGGACTCCACTGAAGAAGAAATCAGTCTGTGGAATACAGTAATCCAGAACCCCAACAACTGGGTGGACATCTCTCTGCCAGTCAGAACCAACCTACAGCTGTCCTGA
- the fkbp9 gene encoding peptidyl-prolyl cis-trans isomerase FKBP9 yields MIRLTMRMIFLAFLVTFVACNAPPVPLDDIIIEKTFVPERCDRAVKSDDFVRYHYHGMFPDGKKFDSSYDRGTTYNVYVGRKQLIAGMDKALLGMCVNERRLVKVPPQLAYGKDGYGDIIPPDSILHFDVLLLDIWNTEDKVQIQTYYLPEKCVRTVQVSDYVRYHYNGTLLDGTLFDSSHTRMRTYDTYVGIGWLIAGMDQGLLGMCVGEKRIITMPPALGYGEHGDGSDIPGQASLVFDVVLLDLHNPKDEITVEVQSLPESCLRKSKEGDFMRYHYNGTLLDGTPFDSSYSRNRTYDTYIGKGYVIAGMDQGLLGVCVGEHRRITIPPHLAYGEEGTGTKIPGSAVLVFDVHIIDFHNPTDTVQITSEKPENCNYTTKRGDFVKYHYNASLMDGTNIDASYRYEKTYDVVLGAGHVIIGMEQALLGMCVGEKREAVVPPHLGYGERGVDGEVPGSAVLVFNIELIGVEEGLPEGYMFIWNNEVSPNLFSEMDKNKDLQVDPTEFSDYIMLQVAEGKGRLAPGYDPQRIIENMFNNQDRNKDGRITEEEFKLKADEAAAHDEL; encoded by the exons ATGATCCGCCTCACGATGAGGATGATTTTCCTTGCGTTTCTGGTTACTTTTGTGGCCTGTAACGCCCCACCGGTTCCGTTAGACGACATCATTATAGAGAAGACTTTTGTCCCCGAGCGCTGCGACCGAGCCGTGAAGTCAGACGACTTCGTCCGGTATCATTACCACGGCATGTTTCCCGACGGCAAGAAGTTTGATTCCAG tTATGATCGTGGCACCACTTACAATGTGTATGTTGGCCGAAAACAACTGATTGCTGGGATGGACAAAGCGTTACTGGGAATGTGCGTGAACGAGAGACGCCTTGTCAAAGTCCCTCCACAGCTTGCCTATGGGAAAGACGGATATG GTGACATCATCCCCCCTGATTCCATCCTGCACTTTGATGTGCTTTTGCTTGATATCTGGAACACAGAAGACAAGGTGCAGATTCAGACTTACTACCTTCCAGAGAAGTGTGTCCGAACCGTGCAGGTCTCTGACTATGTACGCTACCACTACAATGGTACTCTGCTCGATGGCACACTCTTCGACTCCAG TCACACACGCATGAGGACCTATGATACATATGTGGGGATTGGCTGGCTGATCGCTGGTATGGACCAAGGTCTTCTGGGaatgtgtgtgggagagaaacGCATCATCACTATGCCGCCGGCCCTTGGCTATGGGGAACATGGAGACG GAAGTGATATTCCTGGTCAGGCTTCTCTAGTATTTGATGTGGTTCTGTTGGACCTTCATAACCCCAAAGATGAGATTACAGTGGAGGTTCAAAGTCTGCCAGAGTCCTGCCTACGCAAGAGCAAGGAGGGAGATTTCATGCGCTACCACTATAACGGGACACTGCTGGATGGAACCCCCTTTGACTCCAG CTATTCAAGGAATCGCACATATGATACATACATTGGGAAAGGCTATGTGATTGCTGGAATGGACCAGGGCCTTCTGGGCGTGTGTGTCGGAGAGCACAGAAGGATTACTATCCCACCACATCTGGCATATGGAGAAGAAGGAACAG GCACTAAGATCCCTGGCTCTGCTGTGCTGGTGTTTGACGTCCACATCATTGACTTCCACAACCCAACTGACACAGTGCAGATCACTAGTGAGAAGCCAGAGAACTGCAATTACACCACAAAACGTGGTGACTTTGTGAAATACCATTACAACGCTTCACTTATGGATGGCACTAACATTGATGCTTC ttacaGGTATGAGAAGACATATGATGTGGTTCTGGGAGCAGGACATGTGATTATAGGTATGGAGCAGGCGCTGTTGGGAATGTGTGTAGGGGAGAAACGCGAAGCCGTTGTACCTCCTCACCTGGGCTATGGAGAAAGGGGAGTGG ATGGAGAAGTCCCTGGCAGTGCAGTGCTGGTGTTCAATATCGAGTTGATCGGTGTTGAGGAGGGTCTTCCCGAGGGCTACATGTTTATATGGAATAATGAAGTGTCACCCAATCTCTTCAGTGAAATGGACAAAAACAAGGACCTACAAGTGGACCCCACTGAG TTCTCAGACTACATCATGCTTCAAGTGGCAGAAGGCAAAGGTCGTCTGGCTCCTGGCTATGATCCTCAGCGTATCATTGAGAACATGTTTAACAACCAGGACCGCAATAAGGATGGACGGATCactgaggaggagtttaaacTGAAGGCAGATGAAGCAGCTGCTCATGATGAGTTATGA
- the crtap gene encoding cartilage-associated protein has protein sequence MASLSYCVTFALVFGSFFTVLAQYEKYNFRSFPRHELMPLDSAYRYALDQYTAEKWKETVEYLEVSLRLHRLLRDSEAFCNLNCSSARLDSEERFSDFPELRAFGNVMKRAQCLKRCKQGLPAFRQTLPSRETLDEFEKREPYRYLQFAYFKSDKLAKAVSAAHTYLVKHPDDEMMQRNMNYYKSLPGAEEHLKDLETKSYEMLFIRAVRAYNGDNYRTSVSDMELALQDFFKAYDECIAASESSREITDFQDFYPSIADHYTEILERKVRCESDLTPVVGGYVVEKFVATMYHYLQFAYYKLSDLKNAVPCVASYMLFDPADEVMKNNVDYYRYHKEKLGLADEDFLPRTEAIRYYNQTTLQLQMLNFTKENLRHDDEGEVLEFLDEYLDEEE, from the exons ATGGCCTCCTTGTCCTACTGCGTGACTTTCGCTCTGGTTTTCGGTTCCTTCTTTACGGTTCTGGCTCAGTATGAGAAGTACAACTTCCGAAGCTTTCCGCGTCACGAGCTCATGCCACTGGACTCGGCGTACAGGTACGCGCTGGACCAGTACACTGCGGAGAAGTGGAAGGAGACTGTGGAGTATCTGGAGGTGAGCCTCCGCCTGCACCGGCTTCTCCGTGACAGCGAGGCCTTCTGCAACCTGAACTGCAGCTCAGCGCGCCTGGACTCAGAGGAGCGCTTCTCTGACTTCCCCGAGCTGCGCGCTTTCGGGAACGTGATGAAGCGCGCGCAGTGCCTCAAGCGCTGCAAGCAGGGCCTCCCAGCCTTCCGCCAAACTCTTCCCAGCAGAGAAACCCTGGACGAGTTTGAAAAACGAGAACCTTACCGATACCTGCAGTTTGCTTACTTTAAG AGCGATAAACTGGCAAAAGCTGTGTCTGCTGCACACACCTACCTAGTAAAGCATCCTGATGATGAGATGATGCAGAGGAACATGAACTACTACAAGAGTTTACCTGGAGCTGAAGAGCACCTTAAAGACCTGGAGACCAAGTCATATGag ATGCTGTTTATTCGAGCAGTGCGGGCTTATAACGGTGATAATTATCGAACGTCTGTGTCTGATATGGAGCTGGCACTCCAAGACTTCTTCAAGGCTTATGATGAATGTATTGCTGCCTCAGAGAGTTCCAGGGAAATCACTGACTTTCAAGATTTTTACCCCTCCATTGCAG ATCACTACACTGAGATTCTTGAAAGGAAGGTCCGTTGTGAGAGCGATCTGACTCCAGTCGTTGGTGGATATGTTGTGGAGAAGTTTGTGGCAACCATGTATCACTACCTTCAGTTTGCCTATTATAAAT TGAGTGACTTGAAGAATGCTGTGCCATGTGTTGCAAGCTACATGCTCTTTGACCCTGCTGATGAGGTGATGAAGAATAATGTGGATTATTATCGGTATCACAAAGAGAAGTTGGGTCTTGCTGATGAGGACTTCCTACCCAGAACA GAGGCGATACGATATTACAATCAGACAACACTACAGCTCCAGATGTTAAACTTTACCAAAGAAAACCTGCGGCATGATGATGAG GGAGAAGTTCTGGAGTTTCTAGACGAATATCTTGATGAAGAGGAGTAG
- the LOC128600313 gene encoding digestive cysteine proteinase 2 yields the protein MYVLLTRHVTMWIFLAAGVLVSCASVLQASPLAVWTVPDFGQMYHIKGVISLPYAEIKEPFEGWYDLQGKRSRIDYYHGQVSTFQLGAAGDQGVSYKITPVTTETEFNAMKCFQVNGTKEDPVLPQAALPDLQGFQFEQMEYFAGLLCEVWKNVTTVGHKKNTYRLWVARPEGGASLAKPYHYEMMGYNTLLGSHYDKYLIDYSDFSPQTNPKDFDLPEGMSCGAFPGPGVAHRILANPIQDLIHTSPVGHAHRLFGHFKEKYERNYEDEVEHEKREHNFVHNVRYIQSMNRAGLSYSLSVNHLADRTEEELAMMRGGKRRKTPNKAQLFPTELRSLTLPDSVDWRLYGAVTPVKDQAVCGSCWSFAATGALEGALFLKTGERVVLSQQMLVDCTWGFGNNGCDGGEEWRAFEWIMKHGGISTAESYGGYTGMNGLCHYNDSSLTAHVKSYTNVTSGDLEALKAALYKYGPTAVGIDAAHRSFSFYSNGVYYEPDCKNGPDDLDHAVLAVGYGVLEGQPYWLVKNSWSTYWGNDGYVLMSMKDNNCGVATGATYVTLS from the exons ATGTATGTTTTACTAACCCGTCACGTCACCATGTGGATCTTCCTAGCTGCGGGCGTGTTGGTCAGCTGTGCTTCAG TGTTGCAAGCTTCACCTCTTGCAGTGTGGACAGTTCCTGATTTTGGACAAATGTACCACATAAAAG GTGTGATCTCATTACCCTATGCTGAAATCAAGGAACCATTTGAAGGCTGGTATGATCTACAGGGGAAGAGAAGCAGAATCGATTATTACCATG GACAAGTCTCCACTTTTCAGCTCGGAGCAGCAGGAGATCAAGGTGTCAGCTACAAAATCACACCTGTGACAACTGAGACTGAATTTAATGCCATGAAATGCTTCCAAGTCAATGGCACTAAGGAGGATCCAGTTCTGCCTCAGGCTGCACTACCTGATCTTCAGGGCTTTCAG TTTGAACAAATGGAATACTTTGCGGGCCTCTTGTGTGAAGTGTGGAAGAATGTCACTACTGTTGGACACAAAAAGAACACTTACCGTCTGTGGGTGGCCCGACCAGAGGGTGGGGCATCACTGGCCAAACCTTACCATTATGAAATGATGGGCTACAACACGCTTCTGGGATCCCACTATGACAAATACCTCATCGACTACAGTGACTTCAGCCCTCAAACCAATcctaaagactttgatctgccaGAAG gtaTGAGCTGTGGTGCTTTTCCTGGTCCAGGAGTGGCACACAGAATTCTTGCCAATCCCATTCAAGACCTGATTCATACTTCTCCTGTGGGCCATGCCCATCGCTTATTTGGACACTTTAAGGAAAAATATGAGCGTAACTATGAAGATGAAGTGGAACATGAAAAGCGAGAACACAACTTTGTACATAATGTTCG GTATATTCAGTCTATGAACAGAGCAGGCCTGTCATATTCCCTCTCGGTCAATCACCTGGCTGATCGCACAGAGGAAGAACTGGCAATGATGAGAGGTGGGAAACGGAGGAAGACCCCTAACAAAGCTCAACTTTTCCCCACTGAACTCCGCTCGCTCACTCTGCCTGACTCAGTGGACTGGAGGCTGTATG GTGCTGTGACCCCTGTAAAAGACCAAGCAGTGTGTGGGTCTTGCTGGAGCTTTGCGGCAACAGGAGCACTAGAAGGAGCGTTGTTTCTAAAG ACCGGGGAGCGTGTGGTTTTGTCTCAGCAGATGCTAGTGGACTGTACATGGGGCTTTGGGAACAATGGCTGTGATGGAGGCGAGGAGTGGAGAGCATTTGAATGGATCATGAAACATGGTGGCATCTCAACCGCGGAGAGTTATGGTGGATACACTGGCATG AATGGCCTGTGTCACTATAATGACTCCTCTCTAACTGCCCATGTGAAAAGCTACACCAATGTCACCAGTGGAGATTTGGAGGCTCTGAAGGCTGCGCTGTACAAATATGGTCCTACTGCGGTCGGCATCGACGCTGCTCACCGTTCCTTTAGCTTCTACAGTAATGGCGTGTATTATGAACCAGATTGCA AGAACGGCCCAGATGACTTGGACCACGCTGTGCTGGCAGTGGGTTATGGGGTACTGGAAGGACAGCCTTACTGGTTGGTGAAGAACTCCTGGTCCACTTACTGGGGTAATGATGGTTATGTGCTAATGTCCATGAAGGACAACAACTGCGGAGTGGCAACTGGGGCCACATATGTTACACTGTCCTAA